Proteins encoded in a region of the Nicotiana tomentosiformis chromosome 9, ASM39032v3, whole genome shotgun sequence genome:
- the LOC104120597 gene encoding uncharacterized protein — protein MEKANASNKPVMQHPDSHLSASSSSDSSLELSTHPKESLGDLYTKSEPDASLSPSPGASSFPDVSSQTPQWSMMSNSPRAETGNPLFPDAFPQNLEPMKSPPSHSTMDHPPGYDPNRIPKSIFSSKPTTPEWSTASNESLFSIQMGTNSFSTDYSYLLSKSQELNKPEDWKNSPYYASEVKSNDSKNLSSPLPPLIDVSRDRDGKSARASEGPGMQEKNVETPKMVSEEKPVNNNIKGKTSSVIEEPAATTSNRTDDRAVPPTEATRISSPARTSSPCHSEASGNSSSSFAFPVLVNDGAKSNSLKGATEKVEKPQSQPEFQPEKQPQHKQSESQLKAAEKSWCSCFTCWPHCC, from the exons atggAGAAAGCGAATGCTAGCAATAAACCTGTAATGCAACATCCTGATTCTCACTTATCAGCTTCTTCATCATCTGATTCGTCACTAGAACTAAGTACTCATCCAAAGGAGTCTCTTGGAGATTTATATACAAAATCCGAACCAGATGCTTCCCTATCTCCTAGTCCAGGAGCCTCATCGTTTCCTGATGTTTCTTCTCAGACGCCACAGTGGAGTATGATGAGTAATTCTCCGCGTGCTGAAACAGGAAATCCATTATTCCCCGATGCTTTTCCTCAGAATCTTGAGCCAATGAAATCCCCTCCATCACATAGTACTATGGATCATCCTCCAGGTTATGATCCTAATCGTATTCCTAAATCCATTTTTTCGAGCAAGCCTACCACCCCGGAATGGAGCACTGCATCAAATGAGTCATTGTTTAGTATTCAAATGGGAACCAACAGCTTCTCCACAGATTACTCTTACTTGCTATCCAAATCTCAAGAACTCAACAAGCCTGAGGACTGGAAAAACTCTCCATATTATGCATCCGAAGTTAAATCCAATGACAGTAAGAACTTATCTTCCCCCCTTCCCCCTCTTATCGATGTAAGCAGAGATAGGGATGGAAAAAGTGCAAGAGCGTCGGAAGGTCCTGGTATGCAAGAGAAGAATGTCGAGACCCCCAAAATGGTATCAGAGGAAAAACCTGTGAATAATAATATCAAAGGAAAGACAAGTAGTGTCATTGAAGAGCCTGCTGCTACCACCTCCAACAGGACTGATGACAGAGCTGTTCCACCAACTGAGGCTACTCGTATTTCTTCACCTGCTCGTACTTCTTCACCTTGCCACTCCGAGGCGAGTGGAAACAGCAGTAGTTCCTTTGCTTTCCCAGT ACTAGTAAATGATGGTGCGAAAAGCAACTCGCTGAAAGGTGCCACTGAGAAAGTAGAGAAACCTCAATCTCAACCAGAGTTCCAACCAGAAAAGCAGCCACAACACAAGCAATCAGAATCACAGCTTAAAGCAGCAGAGAAAAGTTGGTGTTCATGCTTCACATGTTGGCCTCACTGTTGTTGA